A single genomic interval of Daucus carota subsp. sativus chromosome 1, DH1 v3.0, whole genome shotgun sequence harbors:
- the LOC108211465 gene encoding protein CUP-SHAPED COTYLEDON 3 isoform X1, with translation MGLRDIGAELPPGFRFYPSDEELVCHYLFKKIAKEEVLKGTLVEIDLHTCEPWQLPEVAKLNSTEWYFFSFRDRKYATGFRTNRATTTGYWKATGKDRVVLDPKTNAIVGMRKTLVFYKNRAPNGVKTGWIMHEFRLENPNLPPKQEDWVLCRVFHKAKTENNNQLSPQDVFEVQEATAGDTSPVSSNRIPPLGSYYHHQQHYNHFTPQGPPSYQQPNTLLQFPSLTNPNFLQLSHHQPHTDTSTTLARVNDIMTVNSKCEDQNDYKFLFHDINFEDGNMVDELDSDMHGIMFDDCL, from the exons ATGGGGCTGAGGGATATTGGCGCGGAGCTTCCTCCAGGGTTTAGGTTCTATCCAAGCGACGAGGAATTAGTATGCCATTATCTGTTCAAAAAAATCGCGAAAGAGGAGGTCTTGAAGGGCACTCTAGTGGAGATTGATCTTCATACTTGTGAGCCATGGCAACTTCCTG AGGTTGCGAAGCTGAATTCGACAGAGTGGTATTTCTTCAGCTTTAGGGACCGGAAATACGCCACTGGCTTCCGGACCAATCGGGCCACCACGACGGGGTACTGGAAAGCCACTGGGAAGGATCGGGTGGTGCTTGACCCGAAGACTAATGCGATTGTAGGGATGCGAAAGACTCTGGTTTTCTACAAGAATAGAGCGCCGAATGGTGTCAAAACAGGTTGGATCATGCACGAATTTCGCCTCGAGAACCCAAATCTCCCACCCAAG CAGGAGGACTGGGTGTTGTGTAGAGTATTTCACAAAGCCAAGACAGAGAACAACAACCAACTGAGCCCACAAGATGTGTTTGAGGTTCAAGAGGCAACAGCTGGTGACACTTCTCCAGTGTCGTCTAACCGAATTCCACCCCTCGGCTCCTATTATCATCACCAACAACATTATAATCATTTCACGCCTCAAGGCCCCCCATCCTACCAACAACCTAACACTCTACTCCAATTTCCATCACTCACGAACCCTAATTTCCTCCAATTATCTCATCATCAACCTCATACCGAcactagtactactctcgctcGTGTCAACGATATCATGACGGTGAACTCCAAATGCGAAGATCAAAATGACTATAAGTTCCTGTTTCATGATATCAACTTCGAAGATGGAAATATGGTAGATGAATTGGATTCGGACATGCATGGGATAATGTTTGATGATTGTTTATAA
- the LOC108211465 gene encoding protein CUP-SHAPED COTYLEDON 3 isoform X2 has product MGLRDIGAELPPGFRFYPSDEELVCHYLFKKIAKEEVLKGTLVEIDLHTCEPWQLPEVAKLNSTEWYFFSFRDRKYATGFRTNRATTTGYWKATGKDRVVLDPKTNAIVGMRKTLVFYKNRAPNGVKTGWIMHEFRLENPNLPPKEDWVLCRVFHKAKTENNNQLSPQDVFEVQEATAGDTSPVSSNRIPPLGSYYHHQQHYNHFTPQGPPSYQQPNTLLQFPSLTNPNFLQLSHHQPHTDTSTTLARVNDIMTVNSKCEDQNDYKFLFHDINFEDGNMVDELDSDMHGIMFDDCL; this is encoded by the exons ATGGGGCTGAGGGATATTGGCGCGGAGCTTCCTCCAGGGTTTAGGTTCTATCCAAGCGACGAGGAATTAGTATGCCATTATCTGTTCAAAAAAATCGCGAAAGAGGAGGTCTTGAAGGGCACTCTAGTGGAGATTGATCTTCATACTTGTGAGCCATGGCAACTTCCTG AGGTTGCGAAGCTGAATTCGACAGAGTGGTATTTCTTCAGCTTTAGGGACCGGAAATACGCCACTGGCTTCCGGACCAATCGGGCCACCACGACGGGGTACTGGAAAGCCACTGGGAAGGATCGGGTGGTGCTTGACCCGAAGACTAATGCGATTGTAGGGATGCGAAAGACTCTGGTTTTCTACAAGAATAGAGCGCCGAATGGTGTCAAAACAGGTTGGATCATGCACGAATTTCGCCTCGAGAACCCAAATCTCCCACCCAAG GAGGACTGGGTGTTGTGTAGAGTATTTCACAAAGCCAAGACAGAGAACAACAACCAACTGAGCCCACAAGATGTGTTTGAGGTTCAAGAGGCAACAGCTGGTGACACTTCTCCAGTGTCGTCTAACCGAATTCCACCCCTCGGCTCCTATTATCATCACCAACAACATTATAATCATTTCACGCCTCAAGGCCCCCCATCCTACCAACAACCTAACACTCTACTCCAATTTCCATCACTCACGAACCCTAATTTCCTCCAATTATCTCATCATCAACCTCATACCGAcactagtactactctcgctcGTGTCAACGATATCATGACGGTGAACTCCAAATGCGAAGATCAAAATGACTATAAGTTCCTGTTTCATGATATCAACTTCGAAGATGGAAATATGGTAGATGAATTGGATTCGGACATGCATGGGATAATGTTTGATGATTGTTTATAA